TTTCtcctgcgcgtgctgcggagggaggaaggcCTTTTGCTGTCTTGTTCGTGAGCACACATGAAAGTGCGGCCAGAGTTTTTTCCCTCTGGTCGTCCACCCCTCTTGCTTCTCACCTCTCAGCGTCTTTGCGCAtcacttttctctcctttttttctttcgcacGTCTCGCTCTTCGCACCTGCGGCTTGTCATGTGTGTCAACTCGATGTGGTTACGTCGACTCTTCCTCAGCTGTCtttgcttcttttctctttcgctgctgtgctgagCGTGGGTGTGCACGAGAACGTTGCCGTCCCCGCTTTTTTCAAACGACccaggaagaagaaaaggagaagaactCTGGCGGTAACAAGAGTAGGAGAGCATAGGGGTGAAGGCTAAAGCGTTGCTATTCCGCAAGCTTGCTACCCCACGAAGACTCCGCCGGCTGTAAGACATTCATAAGGAAAGAGCACACGTGCTCACCCCTCCACTCGCCCTCCGGCGGTAGTCTCTGGCTGTCTAATCCGACATTATGAAGGAGGGCCGTCGAAATTGCCCCTCTACCCTCTGTCCCACCCCCAGGCAGGTTCCCCTGCTCTCCTTCAAAGTTCGCTATTCCGGGGACATATCCACATGCtactcttcttcttcacggATAGCATCTCTTCTTCTTATCTCTCatgcgctgcctctcttctcactctcttccctgTCTATGTCTCGTGCCTTCACTACGTTTGATGACGGCAGTCTTTCCTTCGTCTTGTGTACTCCACAACATTACATCCACATAGACACGTACAGCGTTCCTTTGAGTGGGAGTAGTCCTGCGGCTTCGCCTTTCCTctgctttccctctttgtCTCCCACTGACTCCACCGTGTCCCTGCTTTAGGACAACTGCGATTTTCTTAGCTCCGCTCGATTTCCTTTCACTTTTCGTTTGCTCTTGGCGTACACCTTCGAGTCCGTCACacgttctctttctctccctctttagAGCCTTCtcatctcccccctctccccccctctctctctctctctccctttcgcttcttctgttATTTTTCTCGTTTGGGTTCGCCCAGTGTGAGCTCACTCGCGCCCCCTGACAGCGCCCCGCTTTcctctgcgcgcgcgtgcgtgtgcgtccgCCTGAGTTTGGCGTTtttgctgcttttttttcgtttttttttttccgttggTGTGCcgtttcccccttttttttgggggggggaggcgattTGACGCCCTCTTCGCTCCGCTGTGCTTTATcgccgcgtgcgtgtgcactaGCGGAAGGAAGTCGTGTGAGGTACGCGTTGCCGCGCCGGATTCAGCGCCATCACAGTGCCTTTAGGGGAGTGTCATTGACGTATTTCTTTTACTTTCTTGTGCGCAACCTGCTTCCTCACTGCGCCCCCATCGTTTTGCTGGTGCCATCTCCCTCTATCTGCCGCCTGGCTATTACGCTTACCTTGCGTGAACTTGTGATCGCCTCGGAGCGTACGTGCGGCTCCGttggcgcgtgtgcgcctgtgcgcgcCGCCCCAGTGTGGACAAAAGTGGTAAAAGGAAGTAGAACATGGCGTCTGTAGCGCACACTGCACTTGCACCGCATGCGCTACAGCACGTGCTGACGTCATGCGCACGCACTTCTCGAGCGCCGAGCAGGGTATTCTCTGGCCGTTGCCACGGCGCCTTTCGAGCAGCCCGCGTGGCGTGGCTCGGTACAGCTGCATCACTGATGTCCATGACACTCACTTCTTCGCATCGGtgcgcgtcctcctcgggGTTGTCGAAGGACAGCACATCGTcctcgccaccgcttccagcgccgccatcttCTGCGGTGCCACTGGATACTGCGACACATCTGCTTGAGGACTGCACTGTGGAAAGCTCGACACCCTGCTGGGTTTCAACTCGCAAGCCAAATGGCGAGCAACGCATGTCCATCTCGATTCGCAGCACCTCACAGCGCCAGCTTGCACGCCGGCAGTCACTGACGGCCTCCTCAAGCTCCGCCCCCCTGTCTCGAGCTGCGCTTTCTCGAGCAAGCCACCCTGACTCTGCTGTCGATGCAACGCCAGAGCCAACTGCGTTGACCCAGGCCTCAGAAAAGCAGGAGCCCACGTTAGCGACAGCGCTTGCTGGTGCgcactcttcctcttgcgCTGCCGCATCGCGGATGTTCTTCACCAGTAGTAACCAGGGCTGCAGTCAGGGAAAGAACATCCACAACACGTCCTCCTTGATGCCCACGCCTACTCTCTCCGCGTCTTCTGCTTCCTCAAAGGAAGCTGCCGCACCGTCGTTGCCACCCTCAGTGCAGTCTTCATCTTCAACCGCCGGCACCCCAAGAGATGCTGATGGGGCTGCGCCGGAGTCTCTTCACGATGCGTCAGTGTCCACTGCATTCTCTTCTGCAGCAGAGCCGTCGGAGGCCGCCAATTCGCAAGAGACAGGCGCGTCGCACTCGCTGCTTTACTCGGTGTCCCGCTTCACAGAACCGGTCAAGCGCATTATTCTAATTCGGAACGGCCGCAGCGAGGCCAACGAAGATGTGAGCACGTACGTGCAGACGCCCGACTGGCGCATTCCATTGGTAGAGGAGGGAAAGCGTGAGGCAATCGCAGCGGGACGTGCGCTGAGTGAGTTGATTGGCGACGATCCGGTGTATTTCTACTACTCTCCCTACATCCGATCTCGGCAGTCGCTGCGGTATGTGCTGCAGGGCTTTGATGCGGCTAGACTGAGTGGGCTGTCGCACTCGCAGGagtggtgggaggaggaaagcgcgGGTATCGTATCCGCGGCCGGGGTCGAAGAGCCCTTGATGCCTAACTCTGCCACAGCACCGGCGAACGAGGCAGGCATCTCACCTGCACTCGCGATGACCTCCTCATCGACCTCTACCAACGTGACTTTCCCCGACACGCCGTGCTGTCTCCATCGCGACCCATC
The window above is part of the Leishmania panamensis strain MHOM/PA/94/PSC-1 chromosome 33 sequence genome. Proteins encoded here:
- the IPGAM gene encoding phosphoglycerate mutase, putative (TriTrypDB/GeneDB-style sysID: LpmP.33.2220), with protein sequence MSISIRSTSQRQLARRQSLTASSSSAPLSRAALSRASHPDSAVDATPEPTALTQASEKQEPTLATALAGAHSSSCAAASRMFFTSSNQGCSQGKNIHNTSSLMPTPTLSASSASSKEAAAPSLPPSVQSSSSTAGTPRDADGAAPESLHDASVSTAFSSAAEPSEAANSQETGASHSLLYSVSRFTEPVKRIILIRNGRSEANEDVSTYVQTPDWRIPLVEEGKREAIAAGRALSELIGDDPVYFYYSPYIRSRQSLRYVLQGFDAARLSGLSHSQEWWEEESAGIVSAAGVEEPLMPNSATAPANEAGISPALAMTSSSTSTNVTFPDTPCCLHRDPSLVLNSGTSNNIIGVREDVRLRDGDIGRYTSVDELMHHLVERERYGRFFYRFPFGESGADVCDRITSFLDAFQRERVEFPMDTNVVIITHGLTMRMFIKRWFYLTVDTFHKMKSPPPGSLCTLTRLHHRSCFRLDECCVESMNLPLSLNEFNGYKYRNKQLLGSMSSGAPYM